DNA sequence from the Methanococcus maripaludis genome:
AGGTTCTGGAGCCTCTTTTTTTCGTGATTTTTTTGCTTTTTCTAATCATTAAATCACCTTAAATTACATCATTTTGTTCAATAAATCGTTGATTTTACCAGATCTGTAACCTAAGGCACCACCAATTGAGAATCCTTTTTTAACTCCTGCTCTATCATATCCTTTTCTTGGAGGATGTAATCTGAATACAGGTTTTATTGGTGTGTCTTTTATTTTAATTTCGCCAGCAATTACTTTTTCAGCTAACTCTTCAACTGGAAGTTCTGTTAACTCTTTTACGAGTTCTTCAGATAATCTTTTGTTTCCAGG
Encoded proteins:
- a CDS encoding 50S ribosomal protein L30: MAYAVVRVRGSVGVRGDIADTMKMLRLHRVNHCVIIPDTEHYTGMIKKVKDYVTYGEIDKDTLVALILKRGRLPGNKRLSEELVKELTELPVEELAEKVIAGEIKIKDTPIKPVFRLHPPRKGYDRAGVKKGFSIGGALGYRSGKINDLLNKMM